One genomic window of Medicago truncatula cultivar Jemalong A17 chromosome 1, MtrunA17r5.0-ANR, whole genome shotgun sequence includes the following:
- the LOC25484055 gene encoding protein REVEILLE 8 isoform X1 has protein sequence MFSVAEENQTMNSNSNSMAAPTTTTTTSGGDASGKKVRKPYTITKSRESWSDEEHDKFLEALQLFDRDWKKIEDFVGSKTVIQIRSHAQKYFLKVQKNGTLAHVPPPRPKRKAIHPYPQKATKNVLVPLPASIAFGSSVNTLLPAGYVTWDETSMLMNTCQDELNSLHGNEADIGSKGISNSGLSGVEDTNTRLPTSQIPTQGTQNPVIHGLPDFAEVYGFIGSVFDPDTNGHVQKLKEMDPINFETVLLLMRNLTVNLSSPNFDPIKKAMSTYDENNDAVGVTDDKKQTNDESCQTT, from the exons ATGttctctgtggcagaagaaaACCAAACCATGAACTCTAATTCTAACTCAATGGCAGcaccaacaacaactacaacaactagTGGTGGAGATGCTTCTGGTAAGAAGGTTAGAAAACCATACACAATTACTAAGTCAAGAGAAAGCTGGTCTGATGAAGAACATGACAAGTTTCTTGAAGCTCTTCAATT GTTTGATAGAGATTGGAAGAAGATTGAAGATTTTGTAGGCTCTAAAACAGTTATTCAG ATTCGAAGTCATGCCCAAAAATACTTCTTAAAGGTTCAAAAGAATGGAACACTAGCTCATGTCCCTCCTCCTCGTCCAAAGCGCAAAGCTATTCATCCTTATCcacaaaaagcaacaaaaaatg TTTTGGTGCCACTACCAGCATCCATTGCTTTTGGCTCTTCCGTAAATACCCTTCTACCTGCAGGGTATGTCACGTGGGATGAAACGTCCATGCTGATGAATACTTGTCAGGATGAACTCAACAGTCTTCACGGAAATGAAG CTGACATTGGATCAAAGGGGATCAGCAACAGCGGTCTTAGTGGTGTTGAAGATACTAATACAAGGCTACCTACTTCTCAAATACCAACGCAAGGGACACAAAATCCCGTGATTCATG GTTTGCCGGACTTTGCTGAAGTTTACGGTTTCATTGGAAGTGTTTTTGATCCGGATACAAACGGCCATGTGCAGAAGCTGAAGGAAATGGACCCTATAAATTTTGAAACT GTTTTGTTGTTAATGAGAAACCTCACTGTCAACTTGTCTAGCCCTAATTTTGATCCCATT AAGAAGGCGATGTCAACATATGATGAGAATAACGATGCAGTAGGAGTTACTGATGATAAGAAGCAGACAAATGATGAATCATGTCAAACCACTTGA
- the LOC25484055 gene encoding protein REVEILLE 8 isoform X2: MFSVAEENQTMNSNSNSMAAPTTTTTTSGGDASGKKVRKPYTITKSRESWSDEEHDKFLEALQLFDRDWKKIEDFVGSKTVIQIRSHAQKYFLKVQKNGTLAHVPPPRPKRKAIHPYPQKATKNVLVPLPASIAFGSSVNTLLPAGYVTWDETSMLMNTCQDELNSLHGNEADIGSKGISNSGLSGVEDTNTRLPTSQIPTQGTQNPVIHGLPDFAEVYGFIGSVFDPDTNGHVQKLKEMDPINFETVLLLMRNLTVNLSSPNFDPIKAMSTYDENNDAVGVTDDKKQTNDESCQTT, encoded by the exons ATGttctctgtggcagaagaaaACCAAACCATGAACTCTAATTCTAACTCAATGGCAGcaccaacaacaactacaacaactagTGGTGGAGATGCTTCTGGTAAGAAGGTTAGAAAACCATACACAATTACTAAGTCAAGAGAAAGCTGGTCTGATGAAGAACATGACAAGTTTCTTGAAGCTCTTCAATT GTTTGATAGAGATTGGAAGAAGATTGAAGATTTTGTAGGCTCTAAAACAGTTATTCAG ATTCGAAGTCATGCCCAAAAATACTTCTTAAAGGTTCAAAAGAATGGAACACTAGCTCATGTCCCTCCTCCTCGTCCAAAGCGCAAAGCTATTCATCCTTATCcacaaaaagcaacaaaaaatg TTTTGGTGCCACTACCAGCATCCATTGCTTTTGGCTCTTCCGTAAATACCCTTCTACCTGCAGGGTATGTCACGTGGGATGAAACGTCCATGCTGATGAATACTTGTCAGGATGAACTCAACAGTCTTCACGGAAATGAAG CTGACATTGGATCAAAGGGGATCAGCAACAGCGGTCTTAGTGGTGTTGAAGATACTAATACAAGGCTACCTACTTCTCAAATACCAACGCAAGGGACACAAAATCCCGTGATTCATG GTTTGCCGGACTTTGCTGAAGTTTACGGTTTCATTGGAAGTGTTTTTGATCCGGATACAAACGGCCATGTGCAGAAGCTGAAGGAAATGGACCCTATAAATTTTGAAACT GTTTTGTTGTTAATGAGAAACCTCACTGTCAACTTGTCTAGCCCTAATTTTGATCCCATT AAGGCGATGTCAACATATGATGAGAATAACGATGCAGTAGGAGTTACTGATGATAAGAAGCAGACAAATGATGAATCATGTCAAACCACTTGA
- the LOC25484055 gene encoding protein REVEILLE 8 isoform X3, translating to MLLVRRLENHTQLLSQEKAGLMKNMTSFLKLFNCLFDRDWKKIEDFVGSKTVIQIRSHAQKYFLKVQKNGTLAHVPPPRPKRKAIHPYPQKATKNVLVPLPASIAFGSSVNTLLPAGYVTWDETSMLMNTCQDELNSLHGNEADIGSKGISNSGLSGVEDTNTRLPTSQIPTQGTQNPVIHGLPDFAEVYGFIGSVFDPDTNGHVQKLKEMDPINFETVLLLMRNLTVNLSSPNFDPIKKAMSTYDENNDAVGVTDDKKQTNDESCQTT from the exons ATGCTTCTGGTAAGAAGGTTAGAAAACCATACACAATTACTAAGTCAAGAGAAAGCTGGTCTGATGAAGAACATGACAAGTTTCTTGAAGCTCTTCAATTGTTT GTTTGATAGAGATTGGAAGAAGATTGAAGATTTTGTAGGCTCTAAAACAGTTATTCAG ATTCGAAGTCATGCCCAAAAATACTTCTTAAAGGTTCAAAAGAATGGAACACTAGCTCATGTCCCTCCTCCTCGTCCAAAGCGCAAAGCTATTCATCCTTATCcacaaaaagcaacaaaaaatg TTTTGGTGCCACTACCAGCATCCATTGCTTTTGGCTCTTCCGTAAATACCCTTCTACCTGCAGGGTATGTCACGTGGGATGAAACGTCCATGCTGATGAATACTTGTCAGGATGAACTCAACAGTCTTCACGGAAATGAAG CTGACATTGGATCAAAGGGGATCAGCAACAGCGGTCTTAGTGGTGTTGAAGATACTAATACAAGGCTACCTACTTCTCAAATACCAACGCAAGGGACACAAAATCCCGTGATTCATG GTTTGCCGGACTTTGCTGAAGTTTACGGTTTCATTGGAAGTGTTTTTGATCCGGATACAAACGGCCATGTGCAGAAGCTGAAGGAAATGGACCCTATAAATTTTGAAACT GTTTTGTTGTTAATGAGAAACCTCACTGTCAACTTGTCTAGCCCTAATTTTGATCCCATT AAGAAGGCGATGTCAACATATGATGAGAATAACGATGCAGTAGGAGTTACTGATGATAAGAAGCAGACAAATGATGAATCATGTCAAACCACTTGA